From a region of the Podospora pseudopauciseta strain CBS 411.78 chromosome 7 map unlocalized CBS411.78m_7, whole genome shotgun sequence genome:
- the MSE1 gene encoding Glutamate--tRNA ligase mitochondrial (EggNog:ENOG503NV5D; BUSCO:EOG09260XH5; COG:J) produces the protein MRGNSLPGQQLWSAYGRWKALTSLRRSQEASHIFQQRLCFSCSSKLSHNPDRQARENRVQLPDTPCRTRFAPSPTGYLHLGSLRTALFNYLLARATGGQFVLRIEDTDQSRLVPDAESKLYEDLKWAGLSWDEGPDVNGPFGPYRQSERLPLYHQHAAELLAEGKAYRCFCTPEALEEHKRIANAAGQPTLYPGTCSHISPAESEERAHKGEKFAIRFRSAKTPTAVRDIVYNHFRKKEFEDDYIIIKRDGFPTYHFANVVDDKHMEITHVIRGAEWLISTPKHVELYNAFGWAPPQFGHLGLLVDENRQKLSKRHSGVSMTWYQEHGILPQTLLNFVALLGWRGRDAAATGGAKKKSGPNGDVMSLDEMVDIFNLKFSKGDIIVSLSKLSFLQTQHLKLLPQTLPSNPSLLADLQTRHITPFMDFLSSVESLRSRSPSPEFPSSLGLHLLGDRIPNPRIFSAPYVADLVQIILKSQAHLAKSTTNPPTTPEGNLVPCEHNHPRTPPAFFPLRYLYWTLSPSALRSSLETSCIDISTVTVNSQPCSLSQAVDWLIGELKGIPEEEWTKEYISLFLAQRKEAIGFKEGEKVTRNTWKICRWAVLAGEEGLTVPLSMEVLGKEETVRRLEAAGEVAREGGGGDGGDAFAAGVVGEGALGAAGAGTGKGGEVEAGSWTDVLPDIEMGDVILEMEKKKNDCVRRKRDGKSQKGRGELVGSAWSWRCKASDCHRRQYSVSCINK, from the exons ATGAGAGGAAACAGCCTCCCGGGGCAGCAGCTGTGGTCAGCATACGGCCGGTGGAAAGCCCTCACCTCACTGAGGCGATCGCAAGAAGCATCACACATATTTCAGCAAAGATTATGTTTTTCATGCTCTTCGAAGCTCTCTCACAACCCAGACCGGCAAGCTCGTGAGAACAGGGTCCAGCTCCCCGACACACCATGTCGTACCCGATTTGCGCCTTCACCAACGGGATATCTTCACCTAGGTTCATTAAGAACTGCCTTGTTCAACTACCTCCTTGCCAGAGCTACTGGTGGTCAGTTTGTGTTGCGCATTGAAGACACAGACCAG AGCCGACTTGTACCAGATGCAGAGTCCAAGCTGTATGAAGACCTGAAATGGGCTGGTCTTTCATGGGATGAAG GCCCCGATGTAAACGGGCCATTTGGTCCGTACAGACAA TCTGAAAGATTGCCCCTTTACCATCAACATGCCGCCGAGCTCCTGGCTGAAGGTAAAGCCTACCGGTGCTTCTGCACACCCGAAGCCCTGGAAGAACACAAGAGGATCGCAAATGCAGCCGGACAGCCGACTTTGTACCCTGGGACATGCAGTCACATCTCACCTGCCGAGTCAGAGGAGAGGGCACACAAAGGCGAGAAGTTTGCCATCAGATTCAGAAGCGCAAAGACCCCTACGGCTGTGAGAGACATCGTCTACAACCACTTCAGGAAAAAGGAGTTTGAAGATGActacatcatcatcaagagAGATGGATTTCCGACTTATCACTTTGCCAATGTGGTGGACGATAAACACATGGAGATCACGCATGTGATCAGGGGCGCT GAATGGCTCATTTCTACACCCAAACACGTCGAGCTCTACAATGCTTTTGGCTGGGCTCCCCCACAGTTCGGTCATCTGGGTTTGTTGGTTGATGAGAACCGCCAAAAACTCAGCAAACGCCACAGTGGTGTCAGTATGACTTGGTATCAAGAGCACGGAATCTTACCCCAGACCCTACTGAATTTTGTGGCCCTGTTGGGCTGGCGCGGACGggacgccgccgccaccgggGGTGCCAAAAAGAAGTCCGGCCCCAACGGAGACGTCATGAGTCTGGACGAGATGGTTGACATT TTCAACCTCAAATTCTCCAAAGGCGACATCAtcgtctccctctccaagctctccttcctccaaacccagcaCCTaaaactcctcccccaaaccttACCGTCCAACCCGTCCCTGCTCGCCGACCTGCAAACTCGGCACATCACCCCCTTTATGGACTTTTTATCCTCGGTCGAGTCCCTCCGCTCCcggtccccctcccccgagtttccttcttccctcggcctccacctcctcggcgACCGGATCCCCAATCCAAGAATCTTTTCGGCCCCGTACGTGGCTGACCTGGTGCAGATAATCCTCAAGTCTCAAGCCCACCTAGCAAAGTCTACCACTaaccctcccaccaccccagagGGGAATCTCGTCCCTTGTGAGCACAATCACCCCCGTACACCCCCGGCGTTTTTCCCCCTGCGGTATCTATACTGGACTTTATCCCCTTCTGCCCTGCGATCGTCTCTTGAAACCTCCTGCATTGATATCTCTACTGTCACGGTCAACTCGCAACCTTGTTCGTTGAGTCAGGCTGTTGATTGGTTGATTGGTGAGTTGAAGGGTATTCCTGAGGAGGAGTGGACAAAGGAGTATATCTCCCTGTTTTTGGCCCAGAGAAAAGAGGCGATTGGGTttaaggagggggagaaggtgacTAGGAACACGTGGAAGATATGTCGGTGGGCGGTTttggctggggaggaggggttgacgGTGCCGCTTAGTATGGAGGTTttgggcaaggaggagacggtgaggaggttggaggctgcgggggaggtggcgagggagggtggtggtggtgatgggggtgatgcttttgctgctggggttgtgggggagggggcgttGGGGGCGGCCGGTGCTGGTACCGgcaagggaggggaggtggaggcggggtCGTGGACGGATGTGCTGCCTGATATTGAGATGGGGGATGTCATCTTGGA gatggagaaaaagaaaaacgacTGtgtgagaagaaaaagagatggGAAAAGTCAAAAGGGGCGTGGGGAATTGGTGGGATCGGCCTGGTCCTGGCGCTGTAAAGCTTCGGATTGTCATCGCCGGCAGTATTCAGTCAGCtgtataaataaataa
- the RRI1 gene encoding COP9 signalosome catalytic subunit rri1 (MEROPS:MER0122119; COG:O; COG:T; EggNog:ENOG503NUK7; BUSCO:EOG09263RDD), with amino-acid sequence MELPLTDKLTSNHLDALYSYTHFTSNQPPSHTGDHASKPWVQDPQYFKSVRISPVALLKMVMHARSGGSLEVMGMMQGFIDRSTFVVTDAFRLPVEGTETRVNAQGEADEYLVQYLSGCREESRQENVVGWYHSHPGYGCWLSGIDVETQKLQQLQGPMVAIVVDPDRTVAGGKVDIGAFRTFPENYTGGSGSGGSGGGGDKSVPLGKMEDFGAHASKYYALEVEHFKSTLDNKLLDALWNKYWVGTLAGNPLLTNRDFASSQMRDLGGKVREVVGGSGGRQGGGRLAGTGVPLGGGGGGGGGGGGGGSSSKARGQDLDKIIRDVGQVAVKERAGLMAAEVKESIFGGLRERAKMGGCGCKHE; translated from the exons ATGG AACTCCCACTCACCGACAAGCTCACCTCCAACCACCTCGACGCCCTCTACTCGTACACGCACTTCACCTcgaaccaacccccctcccacacaGGCGACCACGCGTCCAAACCCTGGGTCCAAGACCCCCAGTACTTCAAATCCGTCCGCATCTCCCCCGTCGCGCTCCTCAAGATGGTCATGCACGCCCGCTCGGGCGGCTCGCTCGAGGTGATGGGCATGATGCAAGGCTTCATCGACCGGTCGACCTTTGTCGTCACGGACGCGTTCCGCCTGCCGGTCGAGGGGACAGAGACTAGAGTGAATGCGCAGGGGGAGGCGGACGAGTATCTGGTTCAGTATCTGAGCGGGTGCAGGGAGGAGAGCAGGCAGGAGAATGTGGTTGGGTGGTATCACTCGCACCCGGGGTACGGGTGCTGGCTGAGCGGGATTGACGTTGAGACGCAGAAGCTGCAGCAGCTGCAGGGACCGATGGTAGCGATTGTGGTTGATCCTGACCGGACGGTggcgggggggaaggtggatATTGGGGCTTTTAGGACTTTTCCGGAGAATTACACTGGAGGGTCTGGGTCGGGAGGgtcagggggaggaggggataaGAGTGTGCCGttggggaagatggaggaTTTTGGAGCGCATGCGAGTAAATATTATGCTTTGGAGGTGGAGCATTTCAAGAGCACGTTGGATAATAAGCTGTTGGATGCGCTGTGGAATAAGTATTGGGTTGGGACGCTGGCGGGGAATCCGTTGTTGACGAATAGGGATTTTGCGAGTAGTCAGATGAGGGATTTGGGGGgaaaggtgagggaggttgttgggggttcTGGGGGGAGgcagggtggtgggaggttggcggggacgggggttccgttgggtggtggtggtggtggtggtggtggtggtggtggtgggggaagcTCGTCGAAGGCACGGGGGCAGGATCTGGACAAAATTATTCGGGATGTTGGACAGGTTGCCGTTAAGGAGAGGGCCGGGCTgatggcggcggaggtgaaggagagtatttttggggggttgagggagagggcgaagatggggggttgtgggtgtAAGCATGAGTAG
- a CDS encoding uncharacterized protein (EggNog:ENOG503P1X3; COG:S) yields MAGQIATSSSGWARRSQPSWTNILTLFACLACHAFASTPDAPEPVETLIIDTRSPYKTDNGWVMLSPRDAEDWKQWKKRQNNKDDDEDETSSSSAKPSVTTTFAIVAGKPTQSSTTSSETAPSALPTHLDSLASGFKEGSNGDPNACPKFINWFLNTPEFKECYPLSMLLDHSKSFFDAQRSPVTITRTLDATCAANATRCSQYFAQLAQNFTSTENCGNDYTWGTPAIVNTYKAMVAYAPIYSVGCLRDEKTSAYCFANAVGNTTSRGNTYLYTLLPFNKSLPGSSVTTCDECTRQTMNIYQASTADRRQQISLTYEGAAKQVNLVCGPGFVQETLAPEAVRSWAGRKGRVVEWTGFGVVMGVLVWLI; encoded by the exons ATGGCCGGACAGATAGcaaccagctcctcgggTTGGGCCCGCCGATCACAACCTTCATGGACCAACATCCTGACCCTCTTCGCTTGCTTGGCCTGTCACGCCTTCGCCTCCACACCAGATGCCCCTGAGCCTGTCGAGACATTGATAATCGACACCAGAAGTCCATACAAGACTGACAATGGGTGGGTGATGCTTTCACCAAGAGACGCGGAAGACTGGAAGCAGTGGAAGAAGCGTCAGAACAacaaagacgacgacgaggacgagacATCAAGCTCATCAGCCAAGCCATCAGTAACAACAACATTCGCCATCGTTGCTGGAAAGCCCACACAAAGCAGCACTACATCTTCCGAGACCGCCCCAAGCGCCCTGCCAACACATCTCGACAGCTTGGCCTCTGGGTTCAAGGAAGGATCCAACGGTGATCCCAACGCATGCCCCAAATTCATCAACTGgttcctcaacacccccgaGTTCAAGGAGTGCTACCCTCTCTCCATGCTCCTCGAT CACTCCAAATCCTTCTTCGACGCCCAGCGCTCCCCGGTAACCATCACTCGCACCCTCGACGCCACCTGCGCAGCCAACGCCACCCGCTGCTCCCAGTACTTTGCCCAGCTAGCCCAAAACTTCACCTCGACGGAAAACTGTGGCAATGACTACACCTGGGGCACACCCGCCATCGTCAACACGTACAAGGCCATGGTTGCCTACGCGCCCATTTATAGTGTCGGCTGTTTACGGGATGAGAAGACGTCGGCGTACTGCTTTGCCAATGCTGTgggcaacaccaccagcagggGGAACACTTATTTGtacaccctcctcccgtTCAACAAGAGCTTGCCTGGGAGTAGCGTGACGACGTGTGACGAATGTACGAGGCAGACGATGAATATCTACCAGGCGTCGACGGCGGATAGGAGGCAGCAGATCAGCCTGACGTATGAGGGGGCCGCGAAGCAGGTTAATCTTGTTTGCGGGCCGGGGTTTGTGCAGGAGACGCTGGCGCCCGAGGCGGTGAGGAGTtgggcggggaggaaggggagggtggtggagtggacggggtttggggttgtgatgggggtgttggtgtggttgatttga
- a CDS encoding uncharacterized protein (EggNog:ENOG503PY2D; COG:S; MEROPS:MER0156574): protein MTKPGLWDRSKRRLKSYVARTKLRIAAALISSTNDEDDEDDEITFSRRISPAPVCGAARNDLLWPSDKRQLKVRFLNGTTQEKDYVKQLVNKHYNSLPLRIKFFFFTDGTSGDSDIRVQFNDKESCSYLARDAERYPNKPTLWINRSTTIKSAEKRRQWLQRTILHEFGHALGMEHEHGHPDCRADWNWRVLQAKTGWTAEKVQHNYKKHQSPRIKLAPYDKHSIMHYRIEIGDTHNKIQPVPLSSVLSDGDKKFLMALYPLPITSKPTPKPTRTPVVAPARKPEVAPKPIPNPVVTATRKPVVAPTPAKPAVITTGKPVQKPTPGTSLVTVPETKPQTNVTGNRQR from the exons ATGACCAAACCCGGGCTATGGGACCGCTCTAAACGTCGCTTGAAGTCCTATGTTGCCCGTACCAAGTTGAGGATAGCCGCCGCCCTTATTAGCTCCACCAacgatgaggacgatgaggatgatgagatcaCATTCTCACGGCGCATATCCCCAGCGCCGGTATGCGGAGCAGCTAGAAACGACCTCTTGTGGCCCTCCGATAAGCGCCAGCTGAAAGTGCGCTTCCTTAACGGTACGACACAAGAAAAGGACTATGTGAAACAGCTTGTCAATAAGCATTACAACTCACTTCCTCTGCGGATCAAATTCTTCTTCTTTACAGACGGAACTTCTGGCGACTCGGACATCCGCGTCCAGTTCAACGACAAGGAGTCTTGTAGCTACCTTGCCCGCGATGCAGAGCGTTACCCCAATAAGCCCACCTTATGGATTAATCGGTCGACGACAATAAAATCGGCGGAAAAAAGAAGGCAGTGGCTCCAGCGCACAATATTGCATGAGTTTGGTCATGCGTTGGGCATGGAGCACGAACACGGACATCCAGACTGTCGTGCCGACTGGAACTGGAGGGTCCTACAGGCAAAGACAGGATGGACTGCGGAAAAGGTGCAGCATAATTACAAGAAACATCAGTCCCCACGAATAAAGCTCGCACCGTACGACAAACACTCCATCATGCATTACCGGATAGAGATTGGAGACACGCATAACAAAATCCAGCCCGTACCGCTAAGCAGTGTCCTGTCGGATGGAGACAAGAAATTCTTGATGGCCCTCTATCCTCTCCCAATAACCTCGAAGCCAACACCAAAGCCAACACGAACACCGGTCGTTGCCCCGGCGAGGAAACCAGAGGTAGCCCCGAAGCCAATACCAAACCCGGTCGTCACCGCCACGAGGAAACCAGTGGTAGCACCGACACCCGCCAAGCCAGCAGTGATCACAACGGGCAAACCAGTCCAGAAACCGACACCCGGCACAAGTCTGGTCACCGTCCCAGAAACCAAACCCCAGACAAACGTCACCGGCAACCGCCAG CGTTAG
- the RPL32 gene encoding 60S ribosomal protein L32 (EggNog:ENOG503P2W4; COG:J), whose protein sequence is MVAAKKHVPIVKKRTKRFTRHQSDRFMRVDSAWRKPKGIDNRVRRRFKSNLAMPSIGYGSNKKTRHMMPSGHKAFLVSNVRDVELLLMHNKTYAAEIAHNVSSRKRIEIIARAKQLSVKVTNAKAKVTTEV, encoded by the exons ATGGTTGCCGCCAAGAAGCACGTCCCGATCGTCAAGAAGC GCACGAAGCGCTTCACCCGCCACCAGAGTGACCGGTTCATGCGGGTGGACTCGGCCTGGCGCAAGCCCAAGGGTATCGACAACAGAGTCCGCAGACGGTTCAAGAGCAACCTTGCTATGCCCTCG ATCGGCTATGGCTCCAACAAGAAGACCCGCCACATGATGCCCTCCGGCCACAAGGCCTTCCTCGTCAGCAACGTCCGTGACgtcgagctcctcctcatgcACAACAAGACCTATGCTGCCGA GATCGCCCACAACGTCTCTTCCAGAAAGCGCATCGAGATCATTGCCAGAGCCAAGCAATTATCCGTCAAGGTCACCaacgccaaggccaaggtcaCCACCGAGGTCTAA
- the XDJ1 gene encoding DnaJ-like protein xdj1 (COG:O; EggNog:ENOG503NXND) → MDGKEEDVDLYALLGVDKSASPNDIKKAYRKLALLHHPDKVSEDKRVESEAKFKAITQAYEILRDDEKRELYDTHGMAAFDPSRGGGPGGPGMDMNDILSQMFGMGGMGGMPGGGRGMPRRPRRSPDEEQAYKVTLEELYKGKTVKFAAEKQVVCSQCKGSGAKEKVAPNPCEKCRGQGVREILRPFGPGLARQEIIRCDHCEGSGNYYKEKDRCKKCKGKRTVKEKKALELYIDRGSMQGDRIVLQGEADQLPDQTPGDLIFHLVEEPHDVFTRIGHDLSADLNVTLAEALTGFSRVVVKHLDGRGIHINYPRGKVLRPGQVLKVEGEGMPHKRGEAKGDLYLVVKIEFPKDGWLESDDDHEALKKLLPPPGPPIAADDIDDVEFTDDADIEEMGAHQGDPRYSGGEWEEDEDDGEGGPQCATQ, encoded by the exons ATGGacggcaaagaagaagatgttgATCTCTACG CTCTCCTCGGCGTAGACAAGTCTGCCAGCCCAAATGATATCAAGAAAGCCTATCGAAAG TTGGCCCTGCTACACCATCCCGACAAGGTCTCCGAAGACAAGCGTGTCGAGTCCGAGGCCAAGTTCAAGGCCATCACACAAGCATACGAGATTCTTCGCGATGACGAGAAGCGCGAACTCTACGATACCCATGGCATGGCTGCCTTTGACCCATCAAGAGGCGGCGGCCCGGGTGGTCCGGGCATGGACATGAACGACATTCTTTCCCAGATGTTCGGCATGGGCGGTATGGGTGGCATGCCCGGCGGTGGCCGTGGTATGCCCAGACGTCCCAGACGCAGCCCCGACGAAGAGCAGGCCTACAAGGTGACGCTGGAAGAACTTTATAAGGGGAAGACTGTCAAGTTCGCCGCCGAGAAGCAGGTTGTGTGCAGCCAGTGCAAGGGCAGCGGTGCGAAGGAGAAGGTTGCGCCAAATCCATGCGAGAAGTGCCGCGGTCAGGGTGTCAGAGAGATTCTCCGCCCATTCGGCCCAGGTCTCGCTCGTCAAGAAATTATTCGTTGCGACCACTGCGAGGGCTCGGGCAACTActacaaggagaaggacaggTGCAAGAAGTGCAAGGGCAAGCGGActgtcaaggagaagaaggcgctgGAGCTCTACATCGACCGTGGCTCCATGCAAGGAGACCGCATCGTGCTCCAAGGCGAGGCAGACCAATTGCCAGACCAAACCCCCGGCGATTTGATCTTCCACCTTGTCGAGGAGCCCCATGACGTCTTCACCCGTATCGGTCACGATCTCTCGGCCGACCTCAATGTCACGCTTGCTGAGGCTCTCACCGGCTTCTCTCGCGTTGTGGTCaagcaccttgatggcagAGGTATTCACATCAACTACCCTCGCGGCAAGGTCCTCCGCCCCGGCCAGGTTCTCAaggtcgagggcgagggcatGCCTCACAAGCGCGGTGAGGCCAAGGGTGACCTGTACCTTGTTGTCAAGATTGAGTTCCCCAAGGACGGCTGGCTCGAGAGTGACGACGACCACGAGGCGCTGAAGAagcttctccctcctccaggACCCCCTATTGCTGCTGACGACATTGATGACGTCGAATTCACGGACGATGCGGACATTGAAGAG ATGGGCGCACACCAAGGAGACCCCAGATACAGCGgcggggagtgggaggaagacgaggatgacggtGAGGGCGGCCCCCAGTGCGCTACCCAGTAA